Proteins co-encoded in one Candidatus Thiodictyon syntrophicum genomic window:
- a CDS encoding glutathione peroxidase, with amino-acid sequence MLEDRTGKRVPQVVFHTRQGTEWVDVTTDQVFAGKTVVVFSLPGAYTPTCSSSHVPRYNQLVPAFKAAGVDTVVCLSVNDTFVMNEWQKAQHANAITFLPDGNGEFTAGMGLLVDKADLGFGKRSWRYSMLVRDGVVERMFIEPDLPGDPFQVSDADTMLAYVAPKAPKPLDVTVFSRNGCPFCAKAKAALQEAGIVYEELVLNRDYTDETLRAVAGASSVPQVYINGELIGGSDKLAEWLAKRAA; translated from the coding sequence ATGTTAGAAGATCGTACCGGAAAGCGCGTCCCGCAGGTAGTGTTCCACACCCGTCAGGGGACCGAGTGGGTGGACGTGACCACCGACCAGGTGTTCGCCGGCAAGACCGTCGTGGTCTTCTCCCTGCCGGGGGCCTACACCCCCACCTGCTCCTCGTCCCATGTGCCGCGCTACAACCAGTTGGTCCCGGCCTTCAAGGCGGCGGGGGTCGACACGGTGGTCTGCCTCTCGGTCAATGACACCTTCGTGATGAACGAGTGGCAGAAGGCCCAGCACGCGAACGCCATCACCTTCCTCCCGGACGGCAACGGCGAATTTACCGCCGGCATGGGGCTCCTGGTCGACAAGGCGGACCTGGGCTTCGGCAAGCGCTCCTGGCGCTACTCCATGCTGGTGCGCGACGGGGTGGTCGAGCGCATGTTCATCGAGCCGGACCTGCCGGGCGACCCCTTCCAGGTCTCCGACGCCGACACCATGCTCGCCTATGTGGCACCCAAGGCACCCAAGCCCTTGGACGTGACGGTCTTCAGCCGCAACGGCTGCCCCTTCTGCGCCAAGGCCAAGGCCGCTCTGCAGGAGGCCGGCATCGTCTACGAGGAGCTGGTGCTCAACCGCGACTACACCGACGAGACCCTGCGCGCGGTCGCCGGGGCGTCCAGCGTGCCCCAGGTCTACATCAACGGCGAGTTGATCGGCGGGTCCGACAAGCTGGCCGAGTGGCTGGCCAAGCGCGCGGCCTGA
- the gorA gene encoding glutathione-disulfide reductase, producing the protein MSQHFDLIAIGGGSGGLAAAEQAAQLGRRVAVIDPGPLGGTCVNRGCVPKKVMWYAAQLAQAVRDGAGFGVRTKDQYFDWSTLVGGRNQFVERINDYWDGYVKQEGITDISGHARLVDARTIEVEGNRYSADHIVIATGSRPLVPRMPGAELGITSDGFFELAQQPRRVAIIGGGYVGVELAGVLRALGSEVTVVALEERVLWLFDPMVGEALAQTMSRDGIRLGLQFEVSALERRADGLALIPRTGEPLTGFDTIIWAVGRAPNSADLGLEAAGVEVAPNRLIKVDAFQNTNVAGVYAIGDVTGREPLTPVAIAAGRRLARRLFNGETELKLDYDNVPTVVFSHPPVGRVGLTEPEARARYGDTLTVYETRFTPMRYALNEHGPETAMKLVCTGPEERVVGIHLIGDGVDEMLQGFAVALKMGATKADLDDTVAIHPTSAEELVTLKVPVRRPGDALP; encoded by the coding sequence ATGAGCCAACACTTCGATCTGATCGCCATCGGCGGCGGCAGCGGCGGCCTGGCGGCGGCTGAGCAGGCCGCCCAACTGGGGCGGCGGGTCGCGGTCATCGACCCGGGCCCCCTGGGCGGGACCTGTGTCAACCGCGGCTGCGTGCCCAAGAAGGTCATGTGGTACGCGGCGCAATTGGCCCAGGCGGTGCGCGACGGCGCTGGTTTCGGCGTGCGCACCAAGGACCAGTATTTCGACTGGTCGACCCTGGTCGGCGGGCGCAACCAGTTCGTCGAGCGCATCAACGACTACTGGGACGGCTATGTGAAGCAGGAAGGCATCACCGACATCAGCGGTCATGCGCGCCTGGTCGATGCCCGCACCATCGAGGTCGAGGGCAACCGCTACAGCGCCGACCACATCGTGATCGCCACCGGCAGCCGCCCCCTGGTCCCGCGGATGCCCGGGGCCGAGCTTGGCATCACCTCGGACGGTTTTTTTGAACTCGCGCAGCAGCCGCGCCGCGTCGCGATCATCGGCGGCGGCTATGTCGGCGTCGAATTGGCCGGCGTGCTGCGCGCGCTGGGCTCGGAGGTGACCGTGGTCGCCCTGGAGGAGCGCGTGCTGTGGCTCTTCGACCCGATGGTCGGTGAGGCCCTGGCCCAGACCATGAGCCGGGACGGCATCCGCCTGGGTCTCCAGTTCGAGGTCTCGGCGCTGGAGCGGCGGGCCGACGGGCTGGCGCTGATCCCGCGCACCGGCGAGCCGCTGACCGGTTTCGACACCATCATCTGGGCCGTGGGCCGGGCGCCCAACAGCGCCGACCTGGGCCTGGAGGCGGCCGGGGTCGAGGTCGCGCCCAACCGACTGATCAAGGTCGACGCCTTCCAGAACACCAACGTGGCAGGCGTCTATGCCATCGGCGACGTCACCGGCCGCGAGCCGCTGACCCCGGTCGCCATCGCCGCCGGCCGCCGCCTGGCGCGGCGCCTGTTCAACGGCGAGACCGAGCTGAAACTCGACTACGACAACGTCCCCACCGTGGTCTTCTCCCACCCGCCGGTCGGCCGGGTCGGTCTCACCGAGCCGGAGGCCCGCGCCCGCTACGGCGACACCCTGACCGTCTACGAGACCCGCTTCACCCCCATGCGCTATGCGCTCAACGAGCACGGCCCCGAGACCGCCATGAAGCTCGTCTGCACCGGTCCCGAAGAGCGCGTGGTCGGCATCCATCTCATCGGCGACGGGGTCGACGAGATGCTCCAGGGCTTCGCCGTGGCGCTCAAGATGGGCGCCACCAAGGCGGATCTGGACGACACCGTCGCCATCCACCCGACCAGCGCGGAGGAACTGGTGACGCTGAAGGTCCCGGTGCGGCGGCCCGGCGATGCCTTACCCTGA
- a CDS encoding glycosyltransferase family 4 protein, with product MSPAAPGAIWLLLDSRSFGGVESHVLTLAAALHARNMPVRVVFLKDHGPHPMAAALAGQGIACDVLAGGWRGLRAALAAVPPGLLHTHGYKVGVFGRVAARLGGFPCVSTYHAGEPGPGMVRYYNILDRATAGLAGGIVAVSRPIADRLPRRTRVIDNFVPLAAGPTRWPRAAAFVGRLSHEKGPDLFCRLSGQVPGVEFVLYGDGPLGAELRAAYPRVRFAGQQPSMAGVWDEIGLLCMTSRHEGLPMAALEAMAHGVPVAAFAVGGLPGLIDAGRNGWLVPPLDLPAFAAAVRAWADLDAAGRVACSRAAQATIAARYTPEAVLPRLLEVYREAGWRPAGG from the coding sequence ATGAGCCCGGCCGCCCCGGGGGCCATCTGGCTGCTGCTGGACAGCCGCAGTTTCGGCGGGGTCGAGTCCCATGTGCTGACCCTGGCCGCCGCCCTGCACGCCCGCAATATGCCGGTGCGGGTGGTCTTTCTCAAGGACCACGGCCCCCACCCCATGGCGGCGGCCCTGGCCGGGCAGGGGATCGCCTGCGATGTACTCGCGGGCGGCTGGCGGGGTCTGCGCGCCGCCCTGGCCGCGGTGCCGCCCGGGCTGCTGCACACCCATGGCTATAAGGTGGGGGTCTTCGGCCGGGTCGCGGCCCGCCTGGGGGGGTTCCCCTGCGTGAGTACCTACCATGCCGGCGAGCCGGGTCCGGGGATGGTGCGTTACTACAACATCCTGGACCGGGCGACCGCCGGGCTTGCCGGCGGCATCGTGGCGGTGAGTCGGCCGATCGCCGACCGGCTGCCCCGCCGGACCCGGGTGATCGACAACTTCGTACCCCTGGCGGCGGGGCCGACGCGGTGGCCGCGGGCGGCCGCCTTCGTCGGGCGCCTCAGCCATGAGAAGGGCCCGGATCTCTTCTGTCGCCTGAGCGGGCAGGTGCCGGGGGTCGAGTTCGTGCTCTACGGGGACGGTCCCCTGGGTGCCGAGCTGCGGGCCGCCTACCCGCGGGTGCGCTTCGCCGGCCAGCAGCCTTCGATGGCAGGGGTCTGGGATGAGATCGGGCTCCTGTGCATGACGTCGCGTCACGAGGGCCTGCCGATGGCCGCGCTGGAGGCGATGGCCCACGGGGTGCCGGTGGCCGCCTTCGCGGTCGGCGGCCTGCCGGGCCTGATCGACGCGGGGCGCAACGGCTGGCTGGTGCCGCCGCTCGACCTGCCGGCCTTCGCCGCGGCGGTCCGCGCCTGGGCGGACCTGGACGCGGCGGGCCGGGTCGCGTGCAGCCGCGCGGCGCAGGCCACGATTGCTGCCCGCTATACCCCGGAGGCGGTCCTGCCGCGCCTCCTGGAGGTCTATCGGGAGGCCGGCTGGCGGCCTGCCGGTGGCTGA
- a CDS encoding AAA family ATPase: protein MYIQRTLSPTLREALAAFPAVLLTGPRQSGKTTFLRQEYGDRCDYVTFDDPLERDFARGDPLGFLNRFKDRPLILDEIQYLPELLPYLKMRIDAGASPDSQALGRWLLTGSQQFELMRPISATSASG, encoded by the coding sequence ATGTACATCCAACGCACCCTGAGCCCCACCCTGCGCGAGGCACTCGCCGCCTTCCCGGCGGTCCTTCTGACCGGTCCGCGCCAGTCCGGCAAGACCACCTTCCTGCGCCAGGAATACGGTGATCGGTGCGACTATGTCACCTTTGATGACCCCCTGGAGCGTGACTTCGCCCGCGGCGACCCGCTGGGCTTCCTGAACCGCTTCAAGGACCGGCCCCTGATCCTGGACGAGATCCAGTACCTGCCGGAGCTTCTTCCCTATCTCAAGATGCGCATCGACGCCGGGGCCTCACCAGACAGCCAGGCGCTCGGCCGCTGGCTGCTGACCGGCTCCCAGCAGTTCGAGCTGATGCGCCCTATTTCCGCAACTTCGGCAAGCGGCTGA